The Capsicum annuum cultivar UCD-10X-F1 chromosome 3, UCD10Xv1.1, whole genome shotgun sequence genomic sequence NNNNNNNNNNNNNNNNNNNNNNNNNNNNNNNNNNNNNNNNNNNNNNNNNNNNNNNNNNNNNNNNNNNNNNNNNNNNNNNNNNNNNNNNNNNNNNNNNNNNNNNNNNNNNNNNNNNNNNNNNNNNNNNNNNNNNNNNNNNNNNNNNNNNNNNNNNNNNNNNNNNNNNNNNNNNNNNNNNNNNNNNNNNNNNNNNNNNNNNNNNNNNNNNNNNtcatatatatatatatatatatatatatatatatatatatatatattaaaatggaTGTGAAATTATACAGAATAAGATAAGATTAGAATAACCACATTTACCAAAATGTGCAAGTTAATATACATTGAGAATAAAATGAGATAAAACGGCTTGAGATAGTTTGCTCATCACCTATATTAATTGACCTACATATGCGCCAAATTATGGGTGTGAAACTACGATACGATTGTGTTAAAATGAAACGAGATAGATCTAAAATCACATATAAGATAATTATCTCGAAAAACATATAATTTCTCTGAACTAATGTAAATTTAACTAAGATAgaacataatgaaaaaaaaattccatatAAGGATGTGTGCATGCTGTGAAAAGATATTAGTATTGTTCGTATGTTGATTTTGAATCAATTATTAATATTAGAACTAtgtatttctattattgttgttcttattgttactattgttattattataaatGAGAATTCATATAATTGATTCTACCTTAGTTTGGATTTAGGCATGACTGTAGATGATGTTAATTTCAAAGTGCTATTCTATGTTGGGGTCCTTTTAAGATTGAAACACTTTTATTAAATAACTTTTCTAACAAAGTGTTTTTCTATCGTAGAACCCGTGTAGGATTGTTGTTAGAAAACTGTTAATTTAACAAATACTTTtattaaataacttttcaaaaaagTCTtagaaaaaaaacacaaattcgtgtttggtaaattcataatttgattcTACCTTAATCATTACGAAAATGGAAATGTAATGAACCAATATCTGTCATGCAGGGTATACTTTGGGACATTGGTATCCCTTTGATCTGTTCTTCTTCCAGGTAACACAACAGATAACACAATAAAGCAAGTGTACGGTAAGGAAGGTGATTAAATAGACTAAGGAATACATCTTCCAACCACCTTGGATGAGGTTAAGGATTTTTGTCCTACATGATTGGCAATTGAAGCAGAGATCATTTTGTACATTGCTCCAAATCTTACAGTCACCGTCTGCTATCGCTGGCCCTGCTTTGGGTATGGTCCAGTAGGTAGCATTGTGAAACTCAAAGCCACAATAAGTGGGAGGCTTGCAACAACTCGACTGCACAAGCAAAAACAAAGATGTAAGTTATATGTACTAGCATAATagtagtagtttttttttttttaatacaatcATTCTTTACCAGATTAAAGGATATCACATAATGCATGGAATTTATCTATAATGCTGACAAAGTTGTTTAATGTCATTTTCAATATGACAAAGATGTCCAAAGAATGGAGAtggagtacaatgattttgtTCTATAAGAACATGGGTGATATTCAGAATCGCAACAATTATAAAGGTAAACTGCTAAGCCACAATGTAAAGGTTTTGGTGAGGGTACAGATGGAGATTAGAGTGAGGGGCGTGGATATTTACGAGAACCAACTCAAATTCATGTCGGAAAACTCAACTATAGAAGTCATTCATCTCTTAAGATTACTGGTGTAGTATTAATATAGGGAGAGGAAAGACTTACACATGGGGTTCATTGACCTAAAAAGGCTTCCGACAAAGTTCAAAGAAAGTTTTGTGGAAATATTTGGAGGCTAGAGGTATACTAGTCGTGTACATTAGGGtgatcaaggacatgtatgatggagcaaaaATCAGGGTAATGATAATAGAAGGAAACTCGAAGCACTTTTCAGTTTTGATGGAGTTGCATCAGGTATCAGGATTTAGCCCAATATTATTTGCCTTGGTGTTGGACGAATTGTTGAGTAAATACAAGATGAGATGTCATGATGTATTTTATTCACGTATAACACGATTCTGATTGATGTTACTCACGACAAAGTTAACATTGAGTTAGAGGTTTGAAGACAGACCTAGAGTCTACTggatttaggttgagcaggatCAAGACAGAACACATAGAGCAAGTTCAACGACGTAACACATGAGGCTCAGGGGGAAGTGAGACTTGATACACAAGTCATCCATTAGAGACGAAGTTTCAAGTACATTACATCTTATATACAAGGAAATGGAGAGATCGACGATGATATCACTTATTGTATTGGTGTAGGGAGGAACAGAGACTAGCATTCTGAGTCTTTTGTGATAAGAAAGTGCCATCAAAATTTAAAGACAAATTCTATAGACTGATGGTTAGACCAACTATGTTTGTATAGGTACAGGGTAGAGTGTCGCTCAATTAAGAACTTTCACATTCAAAGATAGAAGTTTCGAAAATGAGGATGCTGCAATATATAGTAGGTATACTATTGGACTAGGATTAAAAAGGATGATGTCTGGGAGAAGGTAATAGTGACTTCGGTGGAGAATAAATTACAGGAAGTGATGTTTCATGcatttcttttattatattgttTGGTTATAATTACTCTTCTGAATATTTTGTGATACTTTTACTTCAAGGTTATTATTTCCTTTCTAGACTGTTCTTCTTCAGATGAGGGTCTATTAGAAAAGAGTAAGGTTGGttagaaaaataattcttttatctcaaaaagtaagtttaaaaaaacaaaattatctCGGAGATTATAATCCTTAAACTATTTTATATTATATCGGAGGTGGtctaaaataattccatgattaaTGGGATAAGATGGGTTATACCAAAACTAAATTTAGAATTAACTCTATACTATGAGATATTTCAAACTTATTTGTAAGATATCCCACCTTATACGTAATACAATTTATTCTTTACTAACCATAGTTACTAGCCATTAtaatatttctctattttgtacCTTTTAAAATAGCCATTAGCCCATTACTCTTATTTCTAAATGATTGTATTTTACTAAATCGATTTTGCCCTTCAATTGCTATATATCCATTTATATTAGTAGTTGTAATCAGGGACGGATATATGGTATTCGGTGGGGGTTTTCGGGAACCCCACCCGTTATCGTAAAacttataattatattaaaaaaaaattcaatgagtTTAAATATTAACAAGTAGGAacccataataaaataatagaataacttAGTGGTTGGAGGGGCATACTTGAGATGTATGTCATGCTGCTCTTGGTCATGAGTTTGAATCTCTGTGgaaggtttttttaaaaaaaaaaatttcaactttatttattttattgggaaCCCATAAGTTTGAAATCTTGGATCCGCCTTTAATTGTAATAttgcttctttaatttctcattctttgattttgattactATATAATGCTTCATGTATCTTGATTattatattgttttgttatagttACCATTCTGAATGTTTTTTGATAATCTCACTTTATAAGAGTAAGGTTTGttagaaaaataattctttaatcaaaaaaataagtTTATAATATTATGTTTGGTAAGTAgactaagggtgtgtttggtatgaaggaaaccATTTTCCAGATGatattttccaattttctcatgtttggttggcttaaaggttttgaaaaatatttttcaaatcaacttatttttctcaattctaagaaaaatgacttcccttgaaaaagtaaggaaaacattttccaaaactgtCTTTTAACCTCACTTTTGAGTTGAtatattcatacaactctcaaaatcatccaTTCCTACTCCGACACTCAATCCCCCTCTCCCACCCCCAACCCGCCCCCTACCACccctattaaaaaatattttaaattcttttcttaCCTCACCCCTACCCAAAACTCAAAACCCAAACCCCCTACCctcttccaaaaaaataaaaaaaatttaaaaaaaaaaaacaaaacttttttcttacctccctacccccccccccacccaccccccccccccccccccccctcaaaaaatttaattttttaaaattaattatttgaaaattttacccCACCCTCACTCTCCTACCCTGACTCGCACCCCCTAATGCTccccattcaaaaaaaatatttcaaattttcttcTTACCCCACCCCCTACTAGCCCCCCCACCCCaccttccaaaaaaaaattaatttatttttaaaaaaatcaaaattattttcttacctcacccttattacctattttgacaaccccAATGCCCACCTACCAACCCCCtctccaaaaaaattaatatttttaatttatgttttaaaataaattcaattttttttatcccatctttttatcatattcgttctcattatttttgttaaatatatacaaatacttatataaaacatatacttatccaatttgcataacgaatcacacaaatataagtaagaaatatcttatttttctagaaaatatttttcctccttcaCATCGAACTCAccctaaaaaggtattttttgagatcaaaaattatttttataaaatgtatttttacgctttaaCTAAACATTatgtatgttttgaaaaatattttttcattcaccaatcaaagcactataaaatatttttcatccaccaggaatttttaaagatattatttttaaagGATATTCTTTAATCAGGAAATTTTCCGTAGATTTCCAACCGATTATGCTATTGTTATTTCTGATCCAATTATATGCATCGCATGCAGTGAACTTAAACTCAGAGACATACTTATGTCATATGCATCTACATAATCTAGATCAATTCATTGAGAAAGAAGATACTATATGGATAAAGAAGAAAGCACGTAATTAAGAACCTGAGTATAAAAATAAACCGGTTTTTGAGTACGCTGACAGAATCTGTAAGCAACGAAACAGCCCTTAATGTGCTCCCAATACTCTTCATTCACCACAAACTTCTTCAACAAGTAGTGTGAGTAATTTCCACCTCTCCCATATAAAGCCCTGCTCACGTTTCTATTGGTGACTAAAACTGAGAAAACCGATAAACAGAAGAGTCCCAAATAGACCAAGTACACCAAGATCCTAAATGTAATGCTGATAAACATGCAGATATGGCAAAAGcgtccaaccaatatcataactgAAAATACTAGTAGAAACACTGCCAGTATTAGCAAAGGCTTCTCCAACACTTTCTGGCAATGCGTAGCGCCGTCGCTGAAGCGTGACCAAATTGAAAACCCTATCGCTGCTACAGAAGCCGCTATAATCACATCTTGAGGGAATGTCGTTTCTATGCGGTTTTCGcgtaccattttttttttttttcttttttaatttatggaTTACGAGAATTGAAAAAATAACTGATGAGTGTGATGAATGGATTacgaaaaattgaaaaaataactgATGAGTGTGAATCAGATGTCTATAATCTGAAAAAAAAGTAATACAGTGTGAATAATGAGATCGAAAGTGTATGGAAAATAGGAGGATGAAGGAAGTAGTTTCCAATGGGAACTATTCCAGTTGTCTCCACAACAACACAGCCAGCACTTAATATGCATTAATTTGTTAGATTATTTAGGTTAATATATAATTAGGCCTTTAAACTTATTAGAATATTTCATTTAGATACTCCaattaaattatgttttatttGAACGTCTAAAgttcaaataaaatcatgatctaagtAGAAACTTTAAAGTTTCAATTTAGAACttggaaaaaaaattacatgtgttttcattgatttattagataattgaattaatcatATAAAATATGTCATTTCTTTTAATTATACACATAAATATTAAGTGGACAATGTTTAGTATTTTACAATTTATTAAGGTGAATGCATATGATTCCAAAATTTTAACCAACAATGTGTAATTATAGTACTTTATTAGTACTTAGAAGTTGAGGTGCCCAATTCAAATAAGTTTTTGTGAATTGAATATTCTGATAAGTTAAAAGAAGCTGATTATGTGTCCAGTATTTACGCATCATGTTGGAGTTATTTACGGAAACTAAAAACTTGAAATTCAACAAGTTAACATCAACTTAATATAGTTTAAAGCCTATATCGTAATTCAAATAAATATGGATATATTCTTATTCATAAGATGGTTTAATGTTTCCTGATTGTGGGGGATGGGGTCCCATTActagaaaataaaag encodes the following:
- the LOC107862375 gene encoding tetraspanin-8-like; the protein is MVRENRIETTFPQDVIIAASVAAIGFSIWSRFSDGATHCQKVLEKPLLILAVFLLVFSVMILVGRFCHICMFISITFRILVYLVYLGLFCLSVFSVLVTNRNVSRALYGRGGNYSHYLLKKFVVNEEYWEHIKGCFVAYRFCQRTQKPVYFYTQSSCCKPPTYCGFEFHNATYWTIPKAGPAIADGDCKIWSNVQNDLCFNCQSCRTKILNLIQGGWKMYSLVYLITFLTVHLLYCVICCVTWKKNRSKGYQCPKVYPA